In Mastigocladopsis repens PCC 10914, a single window of DNA contains:
- the glgB gene encoding 1,4-alpha-glucan branching enzyme, with protein sequence MTTIAPEQVNRIVWNQHQDPFEILGAHPIEQNGKSVWAVRAYLPNASAAWVILPEERKEYPMETVHHPHFFECTIETHELANYQLRIKEGEHERVMYDPYAFPSPRLTEFDLHLFSEGNHHRIYEKLGAHPTEVNGVKGVYFAVWAPNARNVSVLGNFNFWDGRKHQMRKGRTGIWELFIPELGVGEHYKYEIKNFEGHIYEKSDPYGFQQEPRPKTASIVTDLDAYTWGDEDWLEKRRHTDPLTQPISVYELHLGSWLHASSAEPPKLPNGEPQPVVTVSELNPGARFLTYRELAERLVPYVKDLGYTHIEILPVAEHPFDGSWGYQVTGYYAPTSRYGTPEDFMYFVDQCHKNGIGVIVDWVPGHFPKDGHGLAFFDGSHLYEHADPRKGEHKEWGTLVFNYSRHEVRNFLVANALFWFDKFHIDGIRVDAVASMLYLDYCRENGEWVANEYGGRENLEAAEFLRQVNHTIFSYFPGVVSIAEESTAWPMVSWPTYTGGLGFNLKWNMGWMHDMLDYFSMDPWFRQFHQNNITFSMWYHHSENYMLALSHDEVVHGKSNIIGKMPGDRWQKFANVRCLFAFMFTHPGKKTMFMSMEFGQWSEWNVWSDLEWHLFQHEPHVQLKEFFKELNHLYRSEPALYTQDFAREGFEWIDCSDNRHSVVSFIRRDKDSDNFIVAVCNFTPQPHSHYRIGVPEQGFYTELFNSDARQYGGSNMGNLGGKWTDNWSLHNHPYSLDLCLPPLGVLVLKLDKEKTAEVMES encoded by the coding sequence ATGACCACGATAGCCCCCGAACAGGTTAACCGCATCGTTTGGAATCAACATCAAGATCCGTTTGAAATACTGGGTGCCCACCCCATAGAACAGAATGGCAAAAGCGTCTGGGCTGTGCGAGCTTACCTACCAAATGCTAGTGCAGCGTGGGTTATCCTTCCTGAAGAACGGAAGGAATACCCAATGGAAACGGTGCATCATCCCCACTTTTTTGAATGCACAATAGAAACACATGAACTGGCAAACTACCAGTTACGGATAAAAGAAGGGGAACACGAGCGAGTCATGTATGACCCTTATGCTTTTCCTTCTCCCCGCTTGACTGAATTTGATTTGCACCTATTTAGCGAAGGGAACCATCACAGAATTTACGAAAAATTGGGAGCGCACCCCACCGAAGTAAATGGTGTTAAAGGTGTTTATTTTGCCGTTTGGGCACCCAATGCCCGTAATGTTTCAGTTCTAGGAAATTTCAACTTCTGGGATGGACGCAAACACCAGATGCGAAAGGGACGCACTGGAATTTGGGAATTGTTCATTCCAGAACTTGGTGTAGGAGAGCATTACAAATACGAAATCAAAAACTTTGAAGGACACATTTACGAAAAATCTGACCCTTACGGTTTCCAGCAAGAACCTCGCCCTAAAACCGCATCCATTGTCACCGATTTGGATGCCTACACTTGGGGTGACGAAGACTGGCTGGAAAAACGGCGTCATACCGACCCCCTGACTCAACCCATTTCAGTTTACGAACTACATTTAGGCTCTTGGTTACACGCTTCTAGTGCAGAACCACCCAAACTGCCCAACGGTGAACCGCAGCCTGTCGTGACTGTTTCAGAACTCAATCCAGGCGCACGCTTCCTCACCTACCGGGAACTGGCAGAACGGCTTGTTCCCTACGTCAAAGACTTAGGATACACTCACATTGAAATTCTGCCCGTTGCCGAGCATCCCTTTGATGGCTCTTGGGGTTATCAAGTGACTGGTTACTATGCTCCCACTTCGCGATATGGTACTCCAGAAGACTTCATGTATTTCGTTGACCAGTGCCACAAAAACGGGATTGGGGTGATTGTAGATTGGGTTCCCGGTCACTTCCCCAAAGATGGTCATGGTTTAGCATTCTTCGATGGCTCTCACCTTTACGAACACGCTGATCCCCGTAAAGGTGAACACAAAGAATGGGGTACTCTCGTATTCAACTACTCCCGCCACGAAGTCCGGAATTTCTTGGTGGCAAATGCCCTGTTCTGGTTTGACAAATTCCACATTGATGGCATTCGTGTTGATGCTGTCGCCTCCATGCTCTATCTCGACTATTGCCGCGAAAATGGAGAATGGGTCGCCAACGAGTACGGCGGTAGAGAAAACCTAGAAGCAGCAGAGTTTCTGCGTCAGGTAAATCACACGATTTTCAGCTATTTCCCTGGCGTTGTCTCCATTGCAGAAGAATCCACCGCATGGCCGATGGTCTCTTGGCCCACATATACAGGGGGGCTGGGCTTTAACTTAAAGTGGAACATGGGCTGGATGCACGATATGCTGGACTACTTCAGCATGGACCCTTGGTTCCGCCAGTTCCATCAGAACAACATCACCTTTAGTATGTGGTATCACCACAGTGAGAACTACATGCTGGCACTGTCCCACGATGAAGTGGTGCATGGTAAGAGCAACATCATCGGCAAAATGCCTGGGGATAGATGGCAGAAGTTCGCTAACGTGCGTTGTTTGTTTGCCTTTATGTTCACTCATCCAGGCAAGAAAACCATGTTCATGAGCATGGAGTTTGGGCAGTGGAGTGAGTGGAATGTCTGGAGTGATTTGGAGTGGCACCTATTCCAGCATGAACCGCACGTACAGCTAAAAGAGTTTTTCAAAGAACTAAACCATCTTTACCGTTCTGAACCAGCTTTGTACACCCAAGATTTTGCACGCGAAGGGTTTGAGTGGATTGACTGTAGCGACAACCGCCACAGCGTAGTTTCTTTTATCCGTCGCGATAAGGATTCTGATAATTTCATTGTGGCGGTTTGCAACTTCACACCCCAACCTCATTCCCACTATCGCATTGGTGTACCTGAACAAGGGTTCTACACCGAGTTGTTCAACAGCGATGCTCGTCAGTATGGCGGTAGCAACATGGGCAACTTAGGCGGTAAGTGGACGGATAATTGGTCATTGCACAATCATCCCTATTCGCTCGATTTGTGTCTGCCACCCTTGGGAGTACTGGTTCTCAAGTTGGATAAGGAGAAGACGGCAGAGGTGATGGAATCTTAA
- the kdpC gene encoding K(+)-transporting ATPase subunit C: MSILREVAKAIRITLVLWLLTAIIYPLLILFVGQFPFLKDKAQGSIVQNIKGEEIGSALIGQQFRSDQYFHGRPSAVRYSQGKQAKPTGISGASNFAPSNPNLLKRIEAEANQLQDENIQPLADLIYTSGSGLDPHISVKAAREQLDRVARARGLRPDEIFPLINKYTEGKFLGIFGEPGVNVLKLNYALDLDEFNRQQNR, encoded by the coding sequence ATGTCTATTCTTAGAGAAGTTGCTAAAGCAATTCGCATCACTCTAGTTTTATGGTTGTTAACAGCAATTATCTATCCTTTATTAATACTTTTTGTCGGTCAATTCCCCTTCCTTAAAGACAAAGCTCAAGGCAGTATAGTGCAGAATATTAAGGGAGAAGAAATTGGTTCAGCTTTAATTGGTCAGCAGTTTAGATCTGATCAGTATTTTCATGGTCGTCCCAGTGCGGTGAGATATAGTCAAGGAAAACAAGCCAAGCCCACAGGTATTTCTGGGGCTAGCAATTTTGCTCCCAGCAATCCAAACTTGCTCAAGCGAATTGAAGCTGAAGCAAATCAGCTCCAAGATGAGAATATTCAACCTTTAGCAGATCTCATTTACACCTCTGGCTCTGGCTTAGATCCACACATTTCAGTCAAAGCAGCACGAGAGCAATTGGATAGAGTTGCTCGTGCTCGTGGTCTTAGACCAGATGAAATATTTCCTTTAATTAATAAGTATACTGAGGGCAAATTTTTAGGCATTTTCGGTGAGCCTGGTGTTAATGTTCTAAAGTTAAATTACGCCCTTGATCTAGATGAGTTTAACCGTCAGCAAAATAGATAA
- the sfsA gene encoding DNA/RNA nuclease SfsA: MTNDYLYRYPSLYPGVLLKRYKRFFADVELASGEVVTAHCPNTGPMTGLCTPGSAVQLSYSDSPKRKLAYTWEMIQVHDNEPTWVGINTNLPNRIIKLALEKYLFPELGYGQIRTEVSYGQNKSSRVDFFLFSQDINIASSDLFLKNGELQLSEPSRHIYLEVKNTTWTQGKLALFPDTETTRGQKHLRELTALLPQNRAVMLYFINRGDCTEFAPGDSADPTYGKLLRSGIALGLEVLPCRFEVNPEGVRYLGLAECKF; the protein is encoded by the coding sequence ATGACTAATGACTACCTTTACCGTTACCCAAGCTTGTATCCTGGTGTTCTCCTAAAACGCTACAAGCGATTTTTTGCCGATGTTGAACTCGCTTCCGGAGAGGTAGTAACAGCGCACTGTCCCAATACAGGACCAATGACAGGACTTTGTACTCCTGGTAGTGCAGTGCAGTTGTCTTATAGTGATAGTCCTAAACGCAAACTTGCTTATACCTGGGAAATGATCCAGGTGCATGATAACGAGCCAACTTGGGTGGGTATAAATACTAATTTGCCCAATCGGATCATTAAATTAGCTTTAGAAAAATATCTTTTTCCTGAATTGGGATATGGCCAAATTCGGACTGAGGTTTCCTATGGACAAAATAAATCAAGTCGGGTGGACTTCTTCTTATTTTCACAAGACATCAACATCGCATCTAGCGATTTGTTTCTAAAAAATGGGGAATTGCAATTAAGTGAACCTAGCCGTCATATATATCTGGAAGTGAAAAATACAACTTGGACACAGGGCAAGTTGGCACTATTTCCAGACACGGAAACAACACGAGGACAAAAGCATTTACGAGAACTGACAGCACTTCTGCCCCAAAATCGAGCGGTCATGCTTTACTTTATAAATCGGGGTGATTGCACAGAGTTTGCCCCTGGTGATAGTGCTGACCCCACATATGGTAAATTATTAAGGTCTGGCATTGCTCTTGGTTTAGAAGTTTTACCCTGCCGTTTTGAAGTTAACCCAGAAGGTGTGCGTTATTTAGGTTTAGCAGAATGCAAATTTTGA
- the kdpF gene encoding K(+)-transporting ATPase subunit F — protein sequence MRKKFDVLNKFLPMDGVETILFIWSKWRSQKLPLAIFMALCLNLLIAPIVSAADGTLERRSAWAIGVLGLVTLALIVYLFVVVFQPERF from the coding sequence ATGAGAAAAAAATTTGATGTGTTAAATAAGTTTTTACCGATGGATGGAGTGGAGACGATTTTATTTATCTGGTCGAAATGGCGCTCTCAAAAGTTGCCACTTGCGATTTTTATGGCGCTTTGCCTGAATTTGCTGATTGCGCCTATAGTTTCTGCTGCTGATGGGACTTTGGAACGCCGTTCTGCTTGGGCAATTGGCGTTTTGGGGTTGGTGACTCTGGCACTTATCGTTTACTTGTTTGTTGTTGTTTTTCAGCCAGAGCGTTTTTAA
- a CDS encoding universal stress protein: protein MFDNTKSPKTGTTPVPSVPYNLNSARRGKHKIFIGMAPGVGKTYRMLEEAHSLKQEGIDVVIGLLETHGRKETAQKAQGLEVIPCKQIPRGGLILPEMDTDGILARVPQLVLVDELAHTNVPGSLREKRYQDVEIILAAGIDVYSTMNIQHLESLNDLVARITGVVVRERVPDRILDEADEVVVIDVTPETLQERLLEGKIYATQKIQQALDNFFQRRNLIALRELALREVADNVEEDAIASTPKGQSCNIHERVLVCVSTNPNSVQLLRRGARLANYMNAPFFVIYVAAPERFLTKEESLYIETYDKLCTEFDGTFIRVTSTDIAQAIAEVAEKYRITQIVIGASQHSRWQILLKGSLTHKLLRLLKNVDLHIISADKNQTNGFNRLAMDE, encoded by the coding sequence ATGTTTGATAATACGAAATCACCAAAAACAGGCACGACGCCTGTACCTTCTGTACCTTATAACCTTAATTCAGCACGTCGGGGCAAACATAAAATCTTTATTGGCATGGCTCCTGGAGTAGGCAAAACCTACAGGATGCTGGAAGAAGCCCATTCACTGAAACAGGAAGGTATTGATGTCGTGATTGGGCTTTTGGAAACCCACGGACGTAAGGAGACGGCGCAAAAGGCACAGGGGTTGGAGGTCATACCCTGCAAGCAAATTCCTCGGGGTGGGTTAATTTTGCCAGAAATGGATACAGATGGGATTTTAGCCAGAGTACCCCAGTTGGTGTTAGTCGATGAACTAGCACATACCAATGTCCCTGGTTCGCTACGAGAGAAACGCTACCAAGATGTAGAAATCATTTTGGCAGCAGGTATTGATGTCTACTCCACAATGAATATTCAGCATCTGGAGAGTCTCAATGACCTAGTAGCACGAATTACTGGTGTGGTTGTGCGAGAGCGCGTTCCTGACCGCATTCTAGACGAAGCTGATGAAGTTGTAGTAATAGATGTTACGCCTGAGACGCTGCAAGAACGGTTGTTAGAAGGCAAAATCTATGCAACACAAAAAATTCAACAAGCGCTCGATAACTTTTTCCAACGCCGCAACCTGATTGCTTTACGGGAGTTGGCACTGCGGGAGGTGGCGGACAACGTTGAGGAAGATGCGATCGCCTCCACCCCAAAAGGTCAATCCTGCAATATTCACGAGCGGGTTTTGGTGTGCGTATCCACCAATCCCAACTCGGTGCAGCTGTTGCGTCGGGGAGCGAGGCTTGCTAACTACATGAATGCCCCTTTTTTTGTTATATATGTTGCCGCTCCAGAGCGCTTCCTCACTAAGGAGGAAAGCCTCTATATCGAAACTTATGACAAGCTTTGCACAGAATTTGACGGTACATTCATTCGTGTTACGAGCACTGATATAGCCCAAGCAATTGCAGAAGTCGCTGAAAAATACCGCATTACCCAAATTGTGATTGGCGCAAGTCAGCACTCGCGTTGGCAAATACTCCTCAAAGGGTCTTTAACCCATAAATTGCTGCGATTGTTGAAAAATGTTGATTTACATATTATTTCTGCTGATAAAAATCAAACCAATGGGTTTAATCGTTTGGCGATGGACGAATGA
- a CDS encoding class I SAM-dependent methyltransferase: protein MQTSLVSVLEQYIAKDASVDWQTGHIPTCQITNFTPAMEANRYYYDNPQWAKGYFEACHRDEAFKGCWRAAMGSWDDKIVVDIGCGPGNLYASLGGSPKLLIGVDISRKSLEMAREIGYTPILTDAHNLPFVDGFADIVALNATLHHCDNMTQVLAEAARLVRPGGLLITDHDPQHTAWNWKSFGMLLYKVRVPIYRLMSGGQFMSQEEHDAMIASETHHKPGSGVTPELYYQTLEPLGFNVKVYPHNHTVGAEVLQGNYGRSQIKYRLSQSLSGINPNSPEAALSLMCVARRNG, encoded by the coding sequence ATGCAAACATCCCTGGTTTCTGTTCTTGAGCAATATATTGCTAAGGATGCAAGTGTTGATTGGCAAACAGGACATATTCCCACCTGCCAGATTACAAATTTCACGCCAGCAATGGAAGCCAATCGTTATTACTATGACAATCCTCAATGGGCAAAAGGCTATTTTGAAGCCTGTCACCGGGACGAAGCATTCAAAGGATGCTGGCGTGCTGCAATGGGTAGTTGGGATGACAAAATTGTCGTTGATATAGGTTGCGGTCCTGGCAATTTGTATGCGTCGCTGGGTGGTTCACCAAAACTGCTGATTGGTGTAGATATTTCTCGCAAATCTCTTGAAATGGCACGAGAAATTGGTTACACACCAATTCTTACAGACGCTCATAACTTACCATTTGTTGATGGGTTTGCAGATATTGTTGCACTCAATGCAACTCTTCACCATTGCGACAATATGACTCAGGTTTTGGCAGAAGCAGCACGTCTGGTTCGTCCTGGTGGACTGTTGATTACCGATCATGACCCACAGCATACTGCTTGGAACTGGAAAAGTTTTGGTATGCTTTTGTATAAGGTACGAGTACCCATATATCGGTTAATGAGCGGTGGTCAATTTATGTCGCAAGAAGAACATGATGCTATGATTGCGAGCGAAACCCATCACAAACCCGGTAGTGGTGTCACGCCAGAACTTTATTACCAAACTCTGGAGCCTCTTGGCTTTAATGTGAAAGTATATCCTCACAACCATACAGTTGGGGCAGAAGTTTTACAGGGCAACTATGGTCGATCGCAGATAAAGTATCGTCTCAGCCAATCGCTATCTGGGATCAATCCTAATTCACCAGAAGCAGCATTATCTCTAATGTGTGTTGCCAGACGCAATGGTTAA
- a CDS encoding type 2 periplasmic-binding domain-containing protein, translating to MKLKDSLGKVVMVATLFLSSPGFTQQPKDSSNQKKVNEPIIYYFGVRTNAEPISYTDGIGNPQGYCYAFIETLKAQKNLNIEPVFLTREKRFTSEGNEGKKLDAECGPNTITLGRTNKQLKENGREGKFSEPFAWTGVKALLLDKNKLKFQNERQVQELKLGVIRGTTTEQLVKTMYPLSVINNNIKYVTEHNDGINKIKNERIDVYFNDELILKSTLIPQFQKHGINYYISPELLSHEQYGIIIYHTSQEKNIQLLNAINSLLREAEVKTFGNTQLKILNSPEFKDFLENENLHEDNWLDSLSYFRVKILYVLAIIFVIILFLLINTQINRTKRSRGISQTRTQRNNNSDIRNNEESRVAPLKSEDSPTTPHIIVNNHNNLHSKNDNTQGDNMSDRKTQINQNNSSFGVGYSEQVEANQVAANIHNYAPEQDLAQAAARIQELLKQLEKTNPTATQEDKQAFINLAIPQEEKSRVVRALQAGGEKALEKFLNNPYVDVTMAIVKEWQKGQE from the coding sequence ATGAAGCTGAAAGATTCGCTGGGCAAAGTTGTAATGGTAGCAACCTTGTTTTTAAGTTCTCCTGGTTTCACACAACAGCCAAAAGACAGTAGTAATCAGAAAAAAGTAAATGAGCCAATAATATACTACTTTGGGGTTCGGACAAATGCAGAACCTATCAGCTATACAGATGGAATTGGAAATCCGCAAGGTTACTGCTATGCCTTCATAGAAACTTTGAAGGCACAAAAAAATCTGAATATAGAGCCAGTATTTCTTACAAGGGAAAAACGTTTCACTAGTGAAGGAAATGAAGGAAAAAAACTGGATGCTGAGTGCGGTCCTAATACTATTACTTTAGGACGTACAAATAAACAACTAAAAGAAAATGGTCGAGAGGGTAAATTTTCTGAACCTTTTGCTTGGACAGGCGTAAAAGCTTTACTACTAGATAAAAATAAACTCAAGTTTCAGAATGAACGCCAAGTTCAAGAACTAAAACTTGGGGTTATTAGGGGAACTACTACAGAGCAATTAGTTAAAACAATGTATCCTTTATCAGTTATTAATAATAATATCAAGTATGTAACTGAGCATAACGATGGAATAAATAAAATAAAGAATGAAAGAATTGATGTATATTTTAACGATGAACTTATTTTGAAGAGCACATTAATACCGCAATTTCAAAAGCATGGAATCAACTATTATATTTCCCCTGAACTTCTTAGCCATGAACAATATGGAATAATTATTTACCATACAAGTCAAGAGAAAAATATTCAGCTACTCAATGCTATAAATTCTTTGTTGAGAGAAGCAGAAGTTAAGACATTTGGTAATACACAGCTTAAAATATTAAATTCTCCAGAATTTAAGGATTTTCTTGAAAATGAAAATTTACATGAAGACAACTGGCTAGATAGTCTTTCTTATTTTAGAGTAAAAATTTTATATGTGCTTGCAATTATTTTTGTAATTATTTTATTTCTATTAATTAATACTCAGATTAATCGTACTAAAAGAAGCAGAGGTATTTCACAGACACGCACTCAAAGAAATAACAATTCTGATATTAGAAATAACGAAGAAAGCCGTGTAGCTCCATTAAAATCTGAAGATTCCCCAACTACACCCCACATTATTGTAAACAATCACAATAACCTTCATTCCAAAAACGATAATACTCAAGGAGATAATATGTCAGACCGTAAAACTCAAATCAACCAAAATAATTCTTCATTCGGCGTTGGCTATTCTGAACAAGTCGAAGCAAATCAGGTAGCTGCTAATATACACAACTATGCACCTGAGCAAGATTTAGCTCAAGCCGCAGCAAGGATACAAGAACTTTTAAAACAACTAGAGAAAACTAATCCCACTGCAACCCAGGAGGATAAACAAGCTTTCATCAATCTTGCAATTCCTCAAGAGGAGAAAAGTCGGGTTGTGAGGGCTTTACAAGCCGGAGGGGAGAAAGCGCTGGAAAAGTTCCTCAACAACCCTTATGTGGATGTAACAATGGCGATTGTTAAGGAATGGCAAAAAGGACAAGAGTGA
- a CDS encoding anhydro-N-acetylmuramic acid kinase has translation MTRVIGLISGTSVDGIDAALVDISGTNLDIKIELVAGATYPYPADLRERILSVCAGVAISMAELAQLDDAIAQAFAQAAQDIQIGHEKATLIGSHGQTVFHRPPIRGGGENTSSSPNTLGYTLQLGRGEVIAHVTGMKTVSNFRVADIAAGGHGAPLVPRVDAALLSHPQESRCIQNIGGIGNVAYIPSRHDNWLEKIRAWDTGPGNSLLDLAVQHLTDGAKTYDENGSWAASGTPCYPLVEHWLNQDYFHLPPPKSTGRELFGVTYFHECLKDAEAYQLSPSDLLATLTELTAASIVHSYQTFLPQLPQRVILCGGGSRNLYLKHRLEILLTSVPVLTTDEVGLSADFKEAIAFAVLAYWRQSLTPGNLPSATGASQEVLLGEVHEVSH, from the coding sequence ATGACTCGTGTAATCGGTTTAATAAGTGGCACATCTGTAGATGGCATAGACGCTGCCTTAGTAGACATTTCCGGCACAAATTTGGATATCAAAATTGAGTTGGTAGCTGGCGCAACATATCCCTATCCAGCAGACCTGAGAGAACGCATTTTATCAGTTTGTGCTGGTGTTGCAATCTCAATGGCAGAGTTGGCTCAATTAGATGATGCGATCGCCCAAGCTTTTGCCCAAGCTGCACAAGACATTCAAATTGGTCACGAAAAAGCAACTTTAATAGGTTCTCACGGTCAGACTGTTTTTCATAGACCACCTATAAGAGGAGGGGGAGAAAACACTTCCTCATCTCCCAACACCCTTGGCTACACCTTACAACTGGGTCGCGGTGAGGTCATTGCCCATGTGACGGGAATGAAAACTGTGAGCAACTTCCGTGTAGCAGATATTGCTGCGGGTGGTCATGGTGCGCCTCTTGTGCCTCGTGTCGATGCGGCTTTGCTGAGTCATCCGCAAGAATCGCGGTGTATCCAAAATATTGGTGGCATTGGTAATGTTGCTTACATTCCATCTCGTCACGACAATTGGTTAGAAAAAATTCGTGCCTGGGATACAGGACCAGGAAATAGTCTTTTGGATTTGGCTGTGCAGCATTTAACCGATGGTGCGAAAACCTATGATGAAAATGGCTCTTGGGCAGCAAGTGGCACTCCCTGCTATCCGTTGGTAGAACATTGGCTCAACCAAGACTACTTTCATCTGCCACCGCCCAAATCCACAGGTCGAGAACTATTCGGCGTGACCTATTTCCATGAGTGTTTAAAAGACGCCGAAGCGTACCAACTCAGTCCATCTGACTTACTAGCAACTCTCACAGAATTAACAGCGGCTTCGATTGTTCACAGTTACCAGACTTTTTTGCCGCAATTGCCACAACGAGTGATATTGTGTGGGGGTGGTAGTCGCAATCTGTATCTGAAACATCGGTTAGAGATCCTATTGACATCAGTGCCAGTCCTGACTACAGATGAAGTCGGTTTGAGTGCTGATTTTAAAGAAGCGATCGCCTTTGCAGTTTTAGCTTACTGGCGACAGTCGCTTACCCCAGGCAACCTACCAAGCGCCACAGGGGCAAGTCAAGAAGTGCTTTTAGGAGAAGTTCACGAAGTTAGTCATTAG